The window TGATTCGGAGACGCTTTGTCGCTGGTGGATGAGATCacctaaatgtaaatataccagTTTATTTCACACATCAAAAGTATGGTTTCAAGCTGATTTAAGTGATAGTGTGATACTGTGTATAGAAACTTGAGTATTCTTTTTAGGGAAATTTGATAAATCATTTGCAAGCTGTTTAATCTTGATCTTTTTAGAAATTGAACCTTCAATCCACAAGTTATCTCGAGGTAGGCCACAGCTTTCCAAAGAAAGGGGAACAACTCATCAGCAGTTGAAGATCTTGTCGGGAAATGCCCAATGCTCATTTTGATGTTGGAATTAATCCCAATCACCATGAAAACCAAGACATGGGTGGCAATTCGTTTTGTTTCATCCTACATATAAGGTTTTTTGGAAATGGAATTAAGCAGTTAAAGTGAAAATAAGAAGATCAAAGAAGGATATGAACAGAGGAAAAGTTATACATGCCATCATGATTTTATTAACAATatgtttcaaaactttttaagtgTATAAACCTCATCAAATGTCCAGGTCTCTGGGTTGGTGAATCCTATAACTTGCTCACTTCTCCTGTCATATACAAGATCCGACTTGACCTTCATTTCATCATGTAGGAGACACACATACTTCTTCTCTGATGGCAAGTCCTTGGCAACtttttttaattcctttatCCAAATAGTTTATTAAAAGATCAATCTAAATTACACTGAACATCTTTTCTAGGccatttagaaatatttattttactaaaacaaaaacaattttatgtaAGCCAGTACATCATATTAATCTGAGAATGATATTCACCTGAAAAGCCTCAGCCTGAAAACCAGATTTAGGCTGGATGAAATTAGTGTAGTCGCGAAGAGTAGCTTGATTTGGTAGTCGAAGGACTCCACTTTCTCTCAATGACTCATATGCTCTGGGACTTTGGCAACGGAGATAAATGGCAAAACGGATCATCATCGGATGCCATCTCATTCCTAATAATGATTAACGGTAATAGATTAAGTATACCAAAATTGTTAACTCtaacaatattataattatctTTCCTACAAAAACATGTGTATTGCGGAAAATGATCTAGCTATTGTAAACCTTTTGGACTAGTtgtaaatgctttcttttgttcTTCCCAGAAAAGGTCCATGAGAGCGTTGCCAGATTTACAACTTTGAAGAGTTGCAAAAAGGCCCTCTCCAACATCATCAGCAACGGAAGCTGTCTCACCTTTAAAGTAATAAATTTATGCAAATTAACTTGATTGAAACAGGCATATGCATTATAACTTAAAATGTAATCGATTAATAATTGGTTACATAGAGGAATTTTGTGTAATCAATTACTATATGACATGTTATCGATTAATAAATGATCACTTCAATTTTCCCCCACTATAATGTAAATGATTCTTCTTCTGAATATATTGTAAAAACCCTTCCAAGTTCATTAGGATTATGAGTTAACAAGGTATTTTTATTATGGAAATCTAAGACTTCATATTTCAATCTTGATaagataacattttataatttctacAACTTTAATATGCATgttcaaatgtaaaattataagcaattatGAGTCTGAGTGAAATCTTGATCTTGCACCTTCAACTTTCATAATTACAGATCATTGTTGATTACTTGAGGAAGAGTAATCATTACAATTGATTATGATTACTCTATTAAGATTATTCCATGCCTGaacataaatttatttactgtttctttatgaatgtatatgtttatggtgtatgcaaaaatgatgtttatttttttgtggtCCATTATAGCATTGAGTCATGATTCTTTCAAGTATACAggctcataactgcagcggtgtgtgcatacaaattaagtaacgcgcgttatgaaaatttgtgtgCACACATCGCTGCACTTATGAGATTGTATTCTTCAAAAAattcatgattcaatgcttatatttacatttttctaacTTCATGCCTTGTCTGcgaatgtgatttataccttaaaattcctatcttatcctaagggttagttcatattaatggaagagctaCAGTAACAGccgcaagcgtgaactttgacttcgcttgtgacgttgcagttaacAGAGTTCAACGTTTGTGAAGTCATGATAAAAatcgtcattttaacctttgagtaccctgtgtgcattacagtgttataactgccgtagctttcaacacactttacaagcaaaaaatatgtagaatgtaaatataatgtattGAATTGCTGGTTGTTTTTTTCATTGCAGACATTATTTTACCTCTACTCAAAGATTCTACAAGACTCTGAAGCTTTCTGTTCTCTTCTCGGATGACTTTGAAATGTTTGATGAGAGTTGTTTGTGGGACATGTTTCAAAGGGGTTTTAGGATGAAGCATATTGGGAGAAGCATTTTCCTGTGCATTCAGTGAGGATTCAAGCTTAGAACAAGGACCACATAATGCGTTGCCCTGAACTCCTCCTAAGCAACCATTGGCACGAATCACACTTTTGTTGGATGGTTTTCCATTAATGACGTGGGTGGAAAAAAAGCGGTATCCCTGCGAACTTTTGATAGTGACATCTGGGCTGTCTTTAATCCCAGCGCATTTAGTTATTTTGTCTACAGCCTCCAAAAATTTGTTGACACGCATTTTCTCCACTGAGTTCTCGAATCCTTGGACCACCACCTctgtttttggaaaaaattgTTAACTTGAAACCAGTCCTTGGCTGCGTTTAACTAAAGGATTGCAACTTATGGCCACATTAATGAATGCTTATTAATCAGGaactaataatttttttacaaaatatgatttttatggaaatcaaaataattgtaaatattaggccatccttaaaaaaaagtttgcttgGAATTGCCACCTGGAAGTTTCTAGATAGAAGAATGGAGGAATAGAAAAATAGATTAATTTTCTAAATCTAAAGTTTAACTAATTAAAAAtcgataaaaaaataaaaatctccatatacatgtattaataaaaaaatccttattttttggtaGTAAATTTATCAGTAAGGGGCATTTGAATGAGATGGGAGGCAAAtccaacaaacaattttttgggggcctttaattgtttttcataattttttttttaaagatatttcatcaGACTGAAAATATCTatgactttgtcgtaagttcttttgtaaaacccAGTGGTGttatttacaataaatacatgtactgtataattTGCTTATTATTATAAGGATGACTTGACAATAACAATACCACCAAAACGGACAGTGACCTCCAGGTCATCAGTAATTGTCACCAGTTTTTCCATGGTTCCTGCGGATTGGTTATACTTTCCTAGCACCAAAGCATCATCTCTAACCTTTACCCAATCtccattatgatttttttcaaaatcttttcgaaCCTCTGCAAGGGAGTAGTAAACAACTCTCTCAGGGACAATGGGGGTTGGGCGAGAGGTCTGAAATAGTATCAGTATCCATGTTTTATGCGACTgttgtatattaattttgtaaaattaaatgctatttaaaaatcttctgatttctgcaataattttcaaatatttttgcaaCTGGCTCTGTGAACATTTTGTGTTTGTAgagataaaatagaaaaaatatgtagATAATGATGTTAATCAATTTTACTGGGTCTGGTCTTGCTGGAGCACAAGGTGTCTCTATGCTCTTTTTTGGCAGGTTTAAAGTTGGTAAGCTTCCTGTGATGAGCTTGTATCCATTGCCTGTGAATTTATgagattaaattttaaactgaataaGTATACAGTCATGTAGTGTACATATCaaagaatatgttttattttttttaaatattttcaaaatttgaaatagtttgaaAAAATTCTAATGGATAAGTGTTTGGCAAATTTACTTCTATAAGTTCTTTATTGAAATTGGCATATTTGATTTATCAAAAAGGATACGGTGCACCGTATGAGTTATTCCGCAGCTGATCGAAGTTTTCAGGGGTGCTGGCAAATGGTCTGgattgaagttttaaaaatgcaGTAAATGACACAGTAACTGAATTGCTTGAATAAAAATACAAGTCATATTCAGTACTTATATCAGTAACCACAAAGAAATATCATGCATAAAAAACCATAGAAGACACTGCAACGCGCAGCAATCTGGAAAATACAACTTTCTGATAAATTATAACATCAAACAGAACTGGTAATTCATACATGTGTTGAACTTCTTAACTTATTTACCGTGAAACAATAAATGTTTGTCCTCAAAATGCACCGAACAAATATGAGCAGTGTCTGGATTGAATGATGCATCTGCCCTATTCACTGCTAAAATTAATTTAGCTCTCCATTCTTTGTCCTTGGGGAAAGAAAAGTAGCTGATCCGCTTTCTTTCCGATTCAAgtgattttgtttttgcattGGAATTATGACAACCCACGACACAACAATGTTTGCCACCCATTCTAATGAATTGCCATATTGTTTACCTGGTTTCTATGCCTCCCGGTGAGGGCGCTGCTAGAATCGGAAGATCATTTTTCATCCGGAACACTGTTTTCGTTATGCAATATGTAAAGACTAGAGAACTCCCGAATGAGTCAGCGGTCCCTTCGTTATATGTCTATGGGACAAATAAGAATGAGTCAAAGTTATAAGaactgatattaaaaaaattgaaatatttacaagcaTTATGCAAATGTTTAAAAGTTCTTTGAACTCATCAAATTGCAATTTTACGTCTCTAAGAAAAGtgtaatgcatgtatatttatttataagtttaATATTTTCGATGCATGCATGCTGTCTGTCCCCTTGCTTGTTTTCTTGAGCTGGTTCTTTATGAATACCAATGTTTTACATATTTCTATAAATATTGTTTCTGTTATAAGttaatcatataatatatactctagtttgtatataaaatcataatttttgttgctatgtacaatgtatattgcTTGTTGTTCTTAGGAGTTCTACGACCAGTCTTGCATAATTCATAAGTATTTGAACCTGAGACGTTTTCATCAGAGAGAGTGCTCGCGAGCGCTTGGCAAAATTTGTGTTGCAGGTACACTGTAGGCCTAGAGATAATTTTGGCGAGCGATCGCGAGCACCCCCTCTGCTGAACACGcctctgttattttttttttccaacgaTGCATTATAGTaagtttatataaattattgtgCATTGAAGTAATCACTCGAAAACGATCGATGGGTTAACTGCAGAATTTTAGAATTCAAGGCATTGGCCTTTGACCTTCTGATCATGAACTCTTAATCAGTAGGGACctatttaaggaggccgactttagtttgcattgcgcatgtttttgcgcattctaatataatacagttgatttatacttcttatgaatttttttcaatgtcatttataaaattgaacacaataaacaaaatacagttaaaaatatttagattgttaaaggaaatttttatttttaacacgatttttacgttgtgcggtaggTGAGCATTGtcattgcgcttttatgacgttatgataaaatgaagctttgtaggagtacgttataagaaataacataaaagaaaaagtaaaaattgtacgctgttgaaattttatattcagaatgatgctatcctcgaggatattttcttcatttttggaatgaatccattgtaccaatcatcattcgtgatgatccaaatatatagcaaaatttggtgcatttgaatattttgagatggcccccactaaaaaccagacggtagaattttgtgttttttacatataaggtaggaaatgaatgatattactaatcatatataacaatttgagaaaaaaagctattgtaatatttttttaaaaactgctttgatgtgcggaaaatgacagtttcctatatattcctatagtaaatgtacctctattttgagatggtccctaaaaagaaccagacggtcgattttcatgaaccttcgcaaataaactagagttggtttaaattacatattgttaaaaaataaagagttatgctattgtagtttttccgcaaaaaaacccaaatcgccCTCCTTAAGTCAGACTAGAAGTTCTGATATTCATGTATTACTTTCATTGCAAAAGCTTACAGTCTTATGGATGATATTAATTGAAGACTTTATTCAAACAGTTGGACAGAGGGACGGACAGACATATGTACAATTTCAAAGAAAGTTGGGAACAAAACGAAAGAAATGCAACTCGATCGATCCctgaaacatttacatgtatacatacgtTAACGTAAGTAAAGAATttgatgttattgtttttttcaaatcatgattcagTTGAATACTGAATAGTGTATCATTTTCactctttttaataaaaacaaactctTAACATTGGGATTATTAATCAGggacgtagcatcggggggaggggggggggggctgggggcCTGGCCCTCCCattttttcttgcagcaactaatatttaaaaagttacatataaaaaattgaattatcatggagttgcccccccccccctccccacttttttggaagtgtTGAGAATGACAATTGGTATGACAATATGAAAGCAAGGAAattaggagtgaaattgaagtttaagatatactacgccagcaaccaacacccccccccccccccccccggattaggattttgaagattttggaaaattcaaaattgtcatcttgtcaagattttttgggtgagtttgcccccccccccctccccactttcaaaaacgattgctacgtgcctgttaatAGTCTGTTAAATggataatacataaaaataaacgaaGTGCACATTTTATATTTCgtacaaaaaaaccaaacaaacaaaaccaaaaaacaattGCATGGCGTGGTGTACATGCAGATCAAAGATTTCATAACTCACAAACAATTTTATCAACATGGTTAATGTGTACCATGCTCTCCAAACGTTGAATCAGCCATtgaatataaatgtaaacataatatGATGGACATTCGTCAAAGTGCAACTTGAACGATAGTTTCTGAAATTTAAAACGTTACAAATAAGCTAGACAATTATAAACATAGTTTTTGCTACGCCCCCtaaacatcccccccccccccaaaaaaaaaaataaataaaaattgtacgattaatttttttatagaatgtattcttattaaaaaaaaaaccaaacaaacaaacgagTATGAAATAGACAATACTTGCAGTAAGTTAAATAAAACTCCAAACAATCTACCAGTGTCTGATAATTTATCTGTGTCTGCGAAAGTGCAGAACgccatattttgttttacaaaccATACACTATTAACAAGTAACAATACATGACTGTACATCTAAAACGtgcattgatatattttttgtaattatattCTTAATATCAAACACAAGATCACAAACgtcaatatgtacatgtagtggtCACTACTCTTCTCGTGGTTTGATGGCACCTATAAATAGAagggaaaataaaatgattttgtttaacgaatttgtttgtattttgtataCATTATATCTATACAAGTCAAATGGGCTATAGATaatacaagttgctgtcctttaaaaaaggactacaatacgtggaccatttggatgtgtttccaacgaaaacgtgaaagccttaagattatcagagattccaccgactctagccctctgcttttaaccactaaatttgtacgttgtattacgtatacatgtatgtatagccctgactttttatctcagaatttaaaggattcatacttttaaaataattatgatctatctatgaatgaagctTGCATGTATAATATCAGGCAAttggtgaattctactatttgagCACACATATACGATTCgtactactttgttaactatgcagtgacagctttgtgtaaattaaaaattccatattttgatgcatttttcttgatttaaacttttatacagtgacataattattcaatcatacttaaatgcttaaaaaaatttaatcgggaagttttctagcctcgcctactataaaagtaaagttcagttacatgtgtattcgtaaaacaacaaaacactgcaaattatgctatttgatgcatattgtagtttcggcataacattaacttatttcgtAATACCGAttgttcatatcacatgccaatcatttctttaaaaggaatactttgtttctgtactgtttaccgacaactttacaattacagcgcctttgaacttatgtgtgcatatggcacggaatcccgatcccgattcagataaacgtgtgctagcctggttctctgagctacccattacgcacaggaaccaggctagctcatgcgcaggctgaattttccccatagcatccggtttaacctcgcttatatattttctgcgtggacctcagggtccacgcaataagtGTTTAACAATATAACCGATTAAACAATTTAACCGATGTACTGTCgacttaaaacataaaaatattttcttgaggtggaataacacatcgaCATAATGGCTGCTCTTCCGGTGAAACTCACTTGCCCGGAtgttaattttcataatttcagTGTAGCAAATTCACAGGGAACccaatatgtataataaaactcttttttattaaagataaatTACTACATATAGGAACTCATATTCTACCGTAATGATAAGTGTTACCTATTTTCAACTCCTCCAATTGTTTCATTCTCTTTTGGAGCAGATTGTTCACGTGGTTTTCCTGTCGCTCAGCAAATTTCCTTTGATCCGGATGCTCTTTTTTCCATTTCGCGAACCGTTCCTTCCATCCCTCACCTAATTCCCTGTTTAAAGGCACGTGTTCTCTCGGCTGGAATCGCCTCTCGGTCTCGGAAGACTCGGCAGATTCACCGAGGTCCGGGGCTCGAGTACTTCCCAATAGTACGGCTTTTGCTTCATCTACAGTGAAAAATATCAAAGCAATACcaaatgagttttttttttcgggggggggggctgcaaAAAGCTGTATTCATTGTTATTCTGCAtgaaaattaatcttttatgaTAGAAAAAGAAGTAGTGATTAAAGAGAGCATTCAATTTTATCACTATCAGATGTATCTAAAATGACAAACCAATTTCTTTACAGGACGACAATACAGTCATTTTGCTTCAAACGGGTGTCTTTAGAAGtatcaataaaatgaatattttagacATGAAAACGGCAGCTGAAAGTTTGCTTTAATATTAATACTTTGTAACATTGCAATATATGCATTAGTTACTTAACATATTTGATGGTATTTTTGTGTTTAACCCTTTAGAATACAATTATACTTTTTTACAATGTTAAACAGATTAGTGATTAAGCAGAGGTACTGCTAAGAATTGAATACACACCCTCTCGATCGGCATCTTGGGCGGAGACATGGAGGATGGAAACAATGATCAGCGCCAACAAGATAAGAGTACGCATCTGAAAGCAAGTATACATAAACATTCTAAGAAGTCGTTCCTCTTATTCTCATGAAACGATCGAGTGGAGTGAAAAATAAATACACTCTTACATTAGGATAAATTTTACGGTAGGAATTTCAAAGAAACCCAgaaaacaataatgataacTTCAGAGCAACaacaataaacaatgaaaaaagacAGAGTAGCAGCcggtgttttgtttttgtttttttgttttttgcattaaataaaatcatccaAAATACTGATATACCACTAACCTTAATAAGGAGATAACGAGAGTACATGCAACTGCAACATGACCAGTTGAAGCAACAAAACCAAGCAACAGCAAATTGCAAcagaattcattttattatatatcaCAGTAACTGTAAAGGTAACTAAGTTGTTACACAAATGAAAAGtctaaacaaatttcaaaaaagatttaaattaaaaaatcagatGGAAAAATTTGCTTTCTTCAAGTTTTTAGCATTGCACAAATGAGGTACCGTAgacacaaaaaaaaagaaattattaactTAATTGAGGTCATCAATACATTGTATTGAATTCTTTGTGGAAGCCATGCAGATAActataaaatgctttaaaatatgACTAtctttttattacatataaGAAATGTGGGTTTTTTCTCCAATTTTAATTTCGTAATTTCACTCATTTATGATTGCTTCCAGAATATTCCAAAACGTAACAAAACATTATGTTTATGACCtgtcaatttaaaaatgagATACCTTTCAGAATAACGTGAGTCTAGCTCACGTAATTAcgtttatttagtttttaaaaatcagaagtgttttatgtaaagaaatatCTATGGAATGGCATATGGGACAAAATTAACATCAACGTTCGCTACACATATTAAAGCCTATTAAAGTTTTCCTTCCTTGATGTTTTTTATCTGGTTTAATTTATGTACCTTTTGTTTAAAGTTGAAGATCAATATGTTAACAATCAAATGAAACtgaaaaattgatatattgcaaatatttttgtcTTGCTGTAGGAGCGAACACAAGTACGCTTATAGAGCAATTATAGCGACGAATGCTAACCAATTAAGCATCTCATGGATTCATGACtgatttacataattatataaaggaATATCTACAGAAAATAACCGCaatccttttttatttttatttttcaaaaactatttaaatatCCACTTGGACTTGCAAGCAGGTTATAAATTATAACACTGACAGTGCAAGCAGACTATTAGCAGACTATGATTGCTATAACAACACAAATTACACCCATATTATATGTATCTAATGTGTGCATAACGGGAAGACATCGTTTAAACTCTACCCAGGtaagataattttattgatagaatatgtaaataaagcaCTTGACTCCGTACATGTAGTCATAGGAATTAGGCCAGTAACCCACAGATAAATACAGCACATAGCTTAGTTGACATAGACAATAGACCAGTTACCAAAAGGTCGCTTGATCAAACCCTGATGTGGTCACTTGATTGTGTGCGTTGTGTCCTTATACAAGGCACTTTACCTACACTGTTATGGTCCACCAAGCTGAAATTGTGTACCAGAACTCACTTGGAGGCAACCAGATGAGATTGGCTGATTTCCCATCCAGAAAGAATTAATGTCTCTTATGTTTTAGCACCAAGAAAACCAGCGAAAAGCACAAGCTTTATGTACCTTCAAGGCTATGAGAATGGTTTTAACTTTTCAACTTTAGTGTGAACAGTGTAATCTAAGTGAAAAACCTTTTTACTTGATACCATCAATTGCCaaattactgtggtttcattaattttcgtgggtatcaattttcgcggattttctaaaaaccacagtttcaaggataagTAAtatcgtggccaatgatcctatcaatacaaaatgttagttgaaaatGAACTTCGATGaccatttaatttcgtgggtcaacttaacaacgaaatccacgaaaattggtattcaacgaatattgatgaaaccacagtaatttaAAAGTTACGCATGATGGATCGCTGAATCAGTTTTTTGCTTGACTCTTCAAAGTGTCTTAACTAAAAAATGGTCATATACTCTTTTGTtggaagaaaaatatttaacctG is drawn from Crassostrea angulata isolate pt1a10 chromosome 5, ASM2561291v2, whole genome shotgun sequence and contains these coding sequences:
- the LOC128186272 gene encoding uncharacterized protein LOC128186272 produces the protein MTHMLWDFGNGDKWQNGSSSDAISFLIMINEKVHESVARFTTLKSCKKALSNIISNGSCLTFNCRHYFTSTQRFYKTLKLSVLFSDDFEMFDESCLWDMFQRGFRMKHIGRSIFLCIQ
- the LOC128185046 gene encoding uncharacterized protein LOC128185046, whose amino-acid sequence is MRTLILLALIIVSILHVSAQDADREDEAKAVLLGSTRAPDLGESAESSETERRFQPREHVPLNRELGEGWKERFAKWKKEHPDQRKFAERQENHVNNLLQKRMKQLEELKIGAIKPREE